The genome window CAAAGCTTCTCCACATAGGTCAGACTTGTGGCATACCCGCCATCCTTGATGATCTGCACAGCCTTCTTATAATCAGTACAGCCCTTCAGCCCTCCATATCTCTGCTTCTTCCCATTCATCGCACCAAGCAGATAAGCGGAATGGTCAGCAATCGAATCCTCAAAGCAAGGATATTTCCTAAAGTCAGCCGTAATCGTAACCATGCTGCCGTCAGGATTCTGTTCCTGCGTCTTCTTCGTGTACTTGTTCTTGCCGTCCCAGCTGGATCCGCTCCATGTATTCCCGGACAGGCCGCACTTCATCCCGAAGAGATTATTGGCATTCTGTGCAAGCTCACTCTTTCCATACCCGGATTCCAGAATGAACTGAGCTAGTGATACCGATGCCAGAATGCCGCTCTTCTTCTGGTCAGCCGTAAACAAAGCACCGACCTTCTTGATTGCATCCGCCTCAGACAGATCCTTCAGGACAGATGCCTGCATCCCCTTGGAAGCAGATCCAACATCAGAATCAGAAAATTCCTGCAGTGCCTTCGTCACCTTCTCAGCCAGATCGCCCATCCTCGCATACATCCAGTTCCCCGGACAGGATTTATTAGCAAACCACCTGTGAACCGTCAGAATCATCTCCCCGCTCTTCGGAGAATAATTCAGCGTCTTATCCTTATCCCCGAACCAGATCAGCTTATTCTTACCATTCCTCTTGCAGATATCGATGCAGAGCTCGATCAGGCTCTTGTACACCACATCCCGGAAAGCATAAGGCTCCGTGGTATCGGAAGCACACTCGATTGTGATCGCCCTCTGATCATTGGCATTGCTGGAAGAGCACCATGACCGGTTCTTCTCTTCCACATACATCCCGACACGCCCATCCCTGTCGATACCGTAATTGCTGGATGCCTGTGTGCCGGTCTTTTCAAACCATTCCCCAAGCCCCTCAGCCGTACACTGCCCCACCACACAGTGAGGCGTGATCCGGTCAATCGCATGTGTCCTCTGCCCGGAATGATTCGGGCTGAGCTTCGTATAAACCACCATAGAACTGTTTGTATATGCCATTATTCCTCACCTTCCTTTTTATCCTCTTCCTCCTCGCTCCGGTCATGAAGCTGCTCCAGAACCTTATGAAGCTTACTCGGAATTGGAAGTCCTAAGTACGCCGCATTCTCCACCAGCGACAATCCCTCATTGGAGATATAAAAGAAGATCACCGCCGTCCTCAGCACGCTTCCGCTGCCGATCACCTGTGTGTCCAGCAGATGCCCGATGCCTACCAGCGCAAAGATCAACACCTTCCTGCAGATACCCTTGAAGCCCACGGCAGACGAAAGCTTCTTATCCACCACCGCACACATGATGCCGGTGATATAATCCAGTACCACGAAAGCCAGAAGCGCATACAAAAGCCCGTCACAGCCTCCAAGGAAATACCCAAGCCATCCTCCGACCGCGGCAAAAACCGCCTGAATCACATTCCAAAACTCTTTCATCACAAATCCCTCCTTCATTGCATTAAAATAGGGACAGCCAAAGCCATCCCTTGAGAACAATTATTAAGCTGCAAAAAGCCTTTATGTTGCCGTCTCTTCTGTCAGTTCATACGTGATCTTCATCGTCATCTCCGTGGTCTTTACAACCGCCGAAGAGAGATTGTTGATACTGACCATATAAGGCATCAGCATATAGCACATCATATACTCATTTCCGTAGCTGCTTGCCCATGCGAACAGGAACTCCCTGTACTGGAATAGCGGCGTGCCGATTTCTTCGAATCTCGTACTTCCGGATGTCTTTATGACCTCATCGTTGATCGTCACCTGGAAATCACTGCCTATGATCAGGTCTCCAACTATTACCAGATAATTCTCCGATGACCCGGAACCACCCAACGGTTTTAATCCCGAAGTGAAGCCGAAAGCGATCAAAGTCACATCCGTAGAATTGCTGAGATTAATCTTGTAAATTCCCTTTTTGTCATACGCCGGCAAATACAGATACCCGTTACGGATAACGCCCCTCGTCTTCCGCTCAGGATAATTATCCGCCCCAAAACTTCCTATCGGCTGCAGTTTTGCATTTGCCAGTGTCCAAGAGCCTTCCGTAAAGCTATAATCAGACTTTTTTATCTTGATCCACAACATGGTGGCACTTCCCGATGAGTTTCCTTCATTTGAGAATCCGTACCAGTATCCGTCATGCCCGTCCAGGAAGTCCCCATACAATGTGTAACTCCCCAGAAATTTAAAAGTTAAACAGGCCAGCGCTGTCTCTTCCAACACCGTATAGTCGGCTCCATTCAGCCTCTCGTTTAATCCAACAGAGAAAATCGGAAACCTCATCTTCTTAACGATCGCGGAAGAAGTATCAAATGAAATGGAATACATGATCTCATTTTCAAAATCAATCTCCACGGCCTGAAACAGAGGAAGCTGCTTTGCCAGTGAAACATTTCCCAGATCAAGCTTACCGATCTCCAGAAATGGAGTGTTATCCCCCACGCTGCTTCCATAAACATTCAGTCCGCCCTTTGCGGAAGTCAGGGCTACTGCAGCGATTGCGCCGTTTCCCTGTGAAGGCGTAAACTCCCAGACGAAACGATAGCCGTTATCCAACGCCTTGCTTTCCGTCAGGTTCAGACTCCCCCTTGCGGCATTTGCGGTTGAATTGACATTATTGGATGCATACGCACCCGGAAGGTTATCTGACATCGGATAAATATTTGCCGCATCCTCTGTCAAAGTTTTCGGAAACAGGAGAAGCCCTCCGATCATATTAGGGCAGATGGGAAGCAGGTTATCGTTCCAGATGAAGCCGGGATATTCCGTAAATGTGTTATAGAAGATTCCCATCGGGTTGGTACCCAGAATCTCATTCGCCGCATTCGTGATCATATTTTCTTCCGTAAGGCTCTCCACCACCTCACCACTGGCAGCATCCGTCAGAACCAGCGTCATGGTACCTTTTAATCTCTTGCTCATATCATCCCTCCAATATAAAAGGACGGGCAAAGGCTCCAATGCCAGTCCGTCCGGCTAATACTTCCGAAAGTGCTTCATTATGCACAATCCGGTATTCCATGTTCATCACATCCGTCAATGCTTTTGTTCTTAAATTTCCACCGAACTTAAGCCTTGTAATGCTGTCTGAAAGATTGATCGTTCCATCCCATGCGTCGCCTGCTGCCATCGACTGGCCGCTGATAGAAGCAATGATCCCGCCCACATCAATGGAAGCGGACCCGCTATCCATCCTGAGATACACATTAAAGGTATTCGTGTAATTCGGGATGATCCGCTCAATCGGGTAATACAAAAGCATCGTATGCTTCCCGGAATGCCAGGTCTCCATCGGATGATGGATCTCCACGATTTCATCATTCAGCTCAAAGGTCACATACGCAATTGCCTGTCCATCCTCTGTCCAGGACACCGGCAGCTCCACCTCCACTGCCTGTTCTGCTGTTATTCCTATAACCGTACTCTCAGCTTCCGGATCCGCTTCAGCAGAATTGACCTTCACCGATGGAATCACCACATTTCCGTATACCGTTGCAGACCGATTCACTGCAGCCGCCACGGCGTCGATGATAATCTGTCCAAAGAACTGGGCATGATTCTCTTCTGAAGAGGCAAACTGGATGCTGATAATCTTCACATCCGTATCATTCACCGTAAAGACTGATGCATTGGTAAAGGTATGGATTCCTATCTTTCCTGCCTCAATCTGATTCAGGAGCCCGGAGATGTTCTTATCGTTCTTACTCTTCGCCCTAGCAAGCCTTGGATTCTTACCAACGCCCTTCAGGCTCATCCTGCCGCCGATCTTACAGCTCATGGAAGTGACCACAGACATCTTTGCAGAATCTGCCTGACCACCCGTGAACTGAAGCACGTCTCCCAGATCAAGCGCCGGATTTCCTATTGTATCCGATTCGAAGGGCACATAATTCACAATCGCAATGTCATTCAGGATATTCGTGATCAGCTCATGCCTTGTCTCATCCAGACCAAACTGCAGAAGCGGGTTCACCCCTAAATTCATGGTCAGCCCGTTATCCGGATCCAGTGCATAATACTCTGCAATCTGCGTTCTCAGGTTCGTGGAGCTCACCGCTGTATATCTGGTGATGAAATCCGAAAAACTGGATGTGAACCTATGCCTTCTCTCCACCATCAGCACTGGCGTATTCCCATACTTGCGAAGCTCCAGCTGTCCTGCCCTGTTTATCACAAAGAAACCTCCCAGCACCTGCCCCACATAATAGAGCACATCCCTGTAGGTCTCGATATCATTATCCGAATAGATGGACAGGTTCTCCGCACCGTTCGGAAGCGATTCATAAAACGCCTGATCCTGCGCCATTTCCACATGACACGCCGTGCAGCATAGATTTACAAAATCAAAGCCTGTGCCTATGGTCTCAAAACCATTGAAGTTCTTTTCAAACCGAAGCATATAGTCATATGCCTTGATTTCCAGACACTTCGCCCTCCTGTTTGCCTCCGACACCTCGAAGACTCCCATTGGAACCTCTTCATAGCTTCCGCCCTCGACCTGGAGATGATAAGTCAATGTAATGATCGCATCTTCCAGCGTGTACCGGTCGATCTCAGAGAAAAGGGAAATCCCCAGCTCCGCAGCATACACAGTCCCCAGCTCGATCTCCGTGGAACCGCAGCACTGACTAGTGATATATCCACTCCCCTTGACGATGTCATTCCGGTCAAAGTCATAGACATTCCCGGCTTTTGTCGTGATCCTGCCCGTCCAGTAATATTTTCTTGTATTTGCCTTCACAGCATTAAGGAAGGCATTGCTCACTGGATACATAAACGTCCTCCTTAAAACTCCTTCAACGTAAACGACACCTCCCACAGCCCTCCATAGGAAGTATCCGCCGCCAGCTTGCTTTTGAAACCGTCAATATACATCTCCGTATTCACGGTGTTCATGGTCTCCGTGTCCAGGTATCCTACCGTGATCTTCGCCAGCTTCTTGTATGCGGACAGCTTCATCAACCACATCTTCGACACATGGAAACTCACGCTGATTTCCACGATGCCCTCCCGGACGACATCCCGCTGGGTAGTCCCTGCCTCCGTCACGCCACCGCTGTCCGCCTCCACATCGGAAAGCCCGATGGAATAAGAGGCAGGCATCGGAATATTCTCATTATTGAAAATAAGGTACTGCAAATGTGCCATTTTACCTGCCTCCACTTCTTAGATTCATTCTCTGCTGAGCCGTTACCACAATCTCATCGATCATGTCACCACCGATATAAACCGGTATCACGATATCCCCGGCAGAACCACCACCAGCCAGAGCCGTATTCAGTGCCGTATTGATACCGGAGATCAGATCCGTATTGGACGCACCGCCTCCGGAATAACCACCCTGAGCTGCCATCACCCTTGGAGTAATGGTCAAATCAGAAGTCACGCCATTCATAGCATTCTCAATCATGCCACGGCTTTTCTCAATACCCTTGGCCAGACCGCCGATAAAGTCCGGCATCCAGCTTTCATAATCCGTCAGGGGACCTTCATCCGGTACGGAGAAATGCAGGAACGACCTGATTTTATCAGCCACCGATGATACTGCATCCCCGACCTTCCCGATCATGGACTTAATACCGTTCACGATACCGCCTATGAAATCAGCACCCCACTTAAAGGCCTCTGATGCCAGGTTCTTCACGAAATTGATTGCCTTATCAAACCCACTCTTCACAGCCCCATAGATGTTTCCGCAGACATTCTTGATGCCGTTCAGCATCGCATTGAACGCATTGGAAACCGCATTCTTTATGGCATTGGCCGCATTCGATACCGCTGACTTGATATTATTCCAAGCCGTTGTGACTGCATTCTTTATGGCATTCACGATCGTGGTAATGGTCGATTTGATCCCATTCCAAACCGTTGTCACCACAGATTTGATTGCATTCAGCACCGTAGTGATCGCGGTCTTAATCCCATTCCAAGCCGTACTCAGGAAGGTAGAAATTGCGTTCACTACAGTCATGATAACCGACTTGATGCCGTTCCAGATCGTGGTGAAAAACGTCTTTATTGCATTCCACACGGTCATCACGGTATTCTTGATCGTGTTCCATGCTGTAGTCAAGAACGTACTGATTGCATTGACCAATGTTGTGAAGATACTCTTGATTCCCTCCCACAACCCGGTAAAGAAATCCTTTATTGCATTCCAAACCGTTGTGGCCGTGGTCTTGATTGCTTCCCACGCCGCCTTAAAGAATACCTTCAATGCTTCCCATACGGCAATGGCAATCTCCTTGATGCCTTCCCACAGATCAATCCAGAACTGCCGGAACTCTTCACAGTTATTCCAAAGATAAATGAAAGCCGCAACCAGCGCCGCAATCGCAGCAATAATAAGCACAATGGGATTGGCAAGCATCGTGGCATTCAGTGCTGCAAACGCTCCCTGGACAACCTTAATTACCCCTGCCAGCTTCGGAATAATCGTCATGATTGTACCGACTGCAGAGATTACTTTTCCCACAATGATCAGCACCGGACCGATCGCAGCCGCCACCAGGGCAACCGTCACGATCACTTTTCTGGTACCCTCATCCATCGAATTAAGCCAGTCCACAAACTTCTGGATCCATCCGACAATGCTTCTGATCGCAGGCATCAGAAGGTCACCAAAGGAAATCGCCAGCTCTTCCAGCTGTGACTTCAATATCTGAAGCTGACCGGCAAGGTTATCCTGCATGGTGTCCGCCATGCCCTCAGCCTTACCGTCACAGTTTGCAATCGCACTTGAAAGCTTATTGATATCCCCTTCCCCGGCATTCATCAGTGCCAGGAATCCGGACATCGCATTCTTTCCTACCAGAGATTCAGCCGCTGCCGCCTTCTCCGATTCAGACAAGCCCGAAAATGCCGTTCTGCAGTCAGCCAGGATACCCGACAGTTCCCTCATGGAACCATCCGCATTAGTAGTGGCTACCGTAACCTCTCCGATATTGGCACCGCAGATCTTCACATCCCCGGACAGGTTCGTCATGATGGTTCTTAACGAAGTACCTGCCTGGGTGCTCTTGATACCGGCATTTGCCATCAAGCCGATAGCCTCAGCCGTATCCTCCACAGAGAATCCCAAGGAACCGGCAATAGGCGCACAGTACTTGAAGGTCTCACCCATCATGGAGACATTCGTGTTTGCATTACTCGATGCCGCCGCAAGCACATCCGCGAAATGCCCGGAATCCGCAGCCGTCAGGCCAAACGCTGTCAAGGCATCCGTCACGATATCGGAAGTAGTCGCCAGATCCTCACCGGAAGCAGCCGCCAGGTTCATAACTCCCTCAATGCCGGAAAGCATATCCTCCGTCTTCCAGCCTGCCATCGCCATATAGTTCATGGCTTCCGCTGCCTCAGAAGCAGAAAACTTTGTCTTTGCCCCCATCTCACGGGCTTTCTCTCTCAGGGCATCAAAATCAGAGCCCGTTGCCCCTGATACCGCCGCCACCTTACTCATGGCAGAGTCAAAATCAGCGGCAGTTTTCACCGCCGCCGTGCCCAAGGCTGTCACACCTCCTGTCACTGGAAGGAACTTCTTTCCGACATTCGTAACATTATCTCCGACTGCCTTCAGCTTCTCACCCTTTGCGGCAATACTCTGAAGAGCCGTCGCAGACTGGTTCGCCTGTTCCTCCAAAGATTTAAGCTTTGCTTCCGTCTCTGCAATCTCGCGCTGCAGGCCGTCATACTGATCCTGTGTGATCGCACCTTCCTTCAGTGCCTGCTCTGCCTGTTCCGCCGCTGTCTTTAAGGTCTCCAGCTTTTCCTTCGTTTCCTTGACGGCATCTCCCAGAAGCCTGTGCTTCTGTGCAAGCAGTTCCGTATTACCCGGATCAAGTTTCAGGAGTTTATCTACATCACGCAGCTGGCTCTGGGTATTTCTGATCTCTGTATTTACGCCCTTTAAGGCAGTCTGTAGTTTAGTAGTATCACCGCCGATCTCAACGGTAATCCCCTGAATCCGTCCAGCCATTCGTTAAGTCTCCTTCCCTTTAGAATCGATCCATATCCTCCTGAGATGCCAGAGTGCTGTAAGCCTCCCTGTTCTCATCATTATTCATTTCCGTGTACATGTCGTTGACCGTCCCAATGGTCAGCTGCTCCAGCTCACTGATATGAATGCCTAATTGCACACATCTCAGGAGCAGGAGCGGCGTTGTCATTTCCCGGTCAGTCGGTCGAAGTTTTTTTACTCTCCACCTGCGTCTGCACATTCAGACCCCAGAGCTCAATGATCTCCGGAAGCACCTGATAAATGGAAAATGTCCCGAACTGGTCAAGCCACTCATCCGGCGTATCAGGAACGCTCTGAGGATTAGCATGCTTCGCCATGATATAGCTGATATCCTCAAATAGCTCCAGCGAAAAAGTATCCAGTGCTGAAGCCTCCGGATCTTCCTGGTCGATACTCTTCTGCAGATCATGGAGATCCTTATAGATATCCCTGTGGAATCTGTTTCTGTATATTCTTGGAATGGCTGCCGATGCCCTGAATGTCACATCCTTGCCATCAATATTCACTGTCTTTGTAAGTGCCATTTCACTTTCCTCCAATCATAGAAATGGGCAAAGCATAGCGGAATGCGAAGCACTCCGCTTTAGCCCATGTCCCAAACCTTAACCCTGTCCTTCCCCGCTGCTCTCAGGAGCCGGAGACTCATACACGCTCTGATACCATCCGTTATAAACCTCATCCTTGGTACTTGCTCCGGTCTTCACCTTCACAACGCCGCCCGGAAGCGGGGAAGCCGTGATCTCCAGGGATTCCGTCTGTACTTCCTTGGAATCCTCCGTAGTCTTGCCTTCGATGGTCGGTCTTGCCGCACTGCAGTAATACAGGCAGTGTCTGATCTTTTTCTTGTCCCCGGAGAACTCGAAAAGCAGGGCAAAACGCTCCGTCTCCACCGTTGCATCCTCTACCAGAACACCGTTTGCATCCTCTGTCTCCTTCAGAATATCCTTACGAAAGCTGTCCGGAAGCAGCGCAATCTCCAGATCACCGGAATAACCGTTATTCGCAGAAGTCATGTAATAAACCATGTCATCCGCATAGAACGGCTCATTGTCACCCTCCGGATCCATCGACAGATTGACAGCTCCGGGAATCGCTACAGGCGTACCAAAGGTCACGGTATTGGTATCCGGATCAAGGGTAGCCTTCGCGTAATGGCAGTTCTTAAGGCCGAACTTCACCTTGTTTGTCGTACTCGGCATAATAAACCTCTCTTTCCGCTATACGCTCATTGTGTACAGCACTTCGTATAATTTTTCAGTTTCAATCCATACCTCCGATTTGTTCCAGAAAAGCTCATGGGCATTCAGGACTGCCTCCAGCCTGTCCTCCAGCTCCGGATCCTTCTCATCAGTATAAAGTTCAATGCTCAGGTTGGAAAACTCAGCGTACACAACATTGTCCGCCGAAAAATTCTCCGAACCCGGAAATAAAAAGCAGATGAACGGCGGATCAGGACTCTCCCCCTCTGCGAAATGGTCATACGCAAAAGGAATCCCCGTCTCCGACAGCATCTGCATCACCTCTTCATGTGTCATGCTAACCGCCTTTCTGCAGGTCACGCTCGATATCCCTCGTCAGCTGCTCGATGCCTGCCTGCTCTGCCGGTGCGATATGCGGAAAAGCCCTTGTCCTTCCGCCACCTCGCTTCGCATGGCCAAACTCCAAAAGGTGTGTCAGCTGATACCGCTTGGAATGCACCACGATCTGAATGGAATCGGACGTTTCCCTGGTCTTCTTCACCGCCCAGCTCTTGGAATACTTCCCTGTCTTCTTCGGAGCCGTGCTTTCAATCTGCTGCTTCACCATCTTCCCGGCTTTCTGGACATCCTTCTTCAGGTCATCTGCCGCAAGCTTCGCGTAATCCTCCATGCCCTTCATCACAGTATCCGCCAGCTGTTCGATCCTAATTGTCTGTGCCATCAGCGCCGCTCCTTCCTGCAGGTGAACTTCAATGACTTCTTCTTAAAATTCATATGGTCAATGTTCACAATGTTGTAGATCTCACCCATGAACATCACTCGGTAATGCGTGGAATCAATCGCGGCTGACTTCCGGCAATACCGGACCGATACCGTCATGGAGAAATCCTCAACCGTAGTACCGGCAGCCTGTTCTTCCTTGGAACTCGCCTTTCCCTCGCCGCCAATGGTGGCAAAGCAGGTATAGTAATCAGTCCATGCATTCTTGTGGTTTCCGTACTTATCCGTCACGGTCTCATTCTTCTGGAATGTTACCTTCGATCTCAAAGCCGCCATATCCATCAGAATCCCTCCTTCCGGCTGCCAAACAGCAAAGCCCGGAGCGTCAGATCCATTGCATGATGGTCAGCCTCTTCCCTATGCTCATACAGATAAGCCACTGTAAACATCACAGCAATCTTTCCGTTCTGAGCCGCAGTCAGATCCGACTCATCGTCCGTCCGCAGGATATCCATGCACTGCTTTTTAGCAGCTGTTATAAGATTCTCAATCAGTGAATCATCATCCTCGAAATCAACCCTCAGGTAATTCTTCATCTCTTCCACAGTTACGATCATCTGAAATCACCTCACTCGTCCTCACAAGCTCCATATCGCTCGCTTCTTCGCAAGCTCAAAAGCTCGTTCATTCCGCTGCTCGTCCTCTCCCCACGAAGCAGGCTTCGTGGGGATCCTATTACGGCGACAGTACAATCATCTGCACTGCCGCCGTTTTCATTACTTCCTATGATCAGGATCCGGACTTCATCTTCAGAAGCTGGATACCCTCAGGAAGGATCACCTTGCCGTCCACACGCTCAGTCGCAACAAAGCCAACCTGGCCATTGGTGCTGTAGAGCTCATTCAGTCTCTGTACGGTTCTGCCCGCCCTGTCAGCGATCCAGTAATTCTTGAAATCACCGAATGCAACCGTGAGCGCCCCTGCCGCCATCGTAGGAACATAAGGACTGGTATGGAGCTCATATCCAAGCAGTCTGTCAGGCTGTCCTGCCTGAAGGGAAGGCTGCCAGAGATAAGCACCGTTATTATCCTTCAGCTTACGGATCGCAGAGATCGTTGCATCGTTCATGAGGAACCTGGCATTCCTGCGATAAGGGCTCTTAAGCGCATAGACAAGGCTGATCAGCTCATCCGCCGTAATTGCAGCCGCCGCAGCCGCAGTCACACCAACAGTACCGCCGTTTGCTGTAAAGATACCGGCAGGCTGATTGGTGCCGGTACCGACACAGAAAGCCTGCTCTTCCGCAATACCGAAAGCCCTTGCAAACTCACCGGCGATATAGGATTCAAGGTCAAATGCAGAATCCTGTAGAAGCTCGATGGAAACCTTCACAAGGTCAGTCAGCTTGAAAGCATCAATGGTCTTCTGGTCGAAGGTCGGATTGCTCTCGGTATAAGCCGCATTCTCAGCCGTCCACTGGGCAGCGGAATGAGCAGCCGCAACCGGGATCTTTCTCTCAGCGCTGGTGGTGATCACCTTTGCAAGGGAACGCACCACGTTCGCCTCATCCAGACCGGTCACAATCTGACGCTCGAACTCTTCCGGCACAAGATAACCGCCGTCTGCCTGCACGCCCTCGGAAAGCACGTTGTGGACAAGTCTCCTGCCGCGCAGATGCGCCCCAAAATCCTCCCTGTAGGCATTGGATGCCCTGCCGGTCTTTTCCTCGACCTTCTGGACCGGTCTTCCGGTCAGCGGCTGATTCACTGCCCTGCTAAGCTCAGCCTCACGCGCTTCCGCCCTCTGCTCTCTGTCGATAGCCGCAGTAAGGTCTTCAATCTCCTGCTCCATTCGGCTGTAAGTCGCGTTATCCTCCGCAGACAGAATGCCGTTCTCATTCTCGTGGGTATCCACAAAGTTCTTCGCGGTCTCCCACACCTTCGCTCTCTTCTGAATCATTTCATTGATAGTCATAGGTCATATCCTCCATTAAATGAATTTCTTGATAAAATTTAAGCGCTCCCTGATCTCATCAGCGGAACGCCCGTCACCAGAATTGTTTTCAGTTACCTCAGCTGCACCGGTGCAGCCGTCTTCCAGACCACCGCCGCTTGGAGCCTTGATCCTGCACTTCGCAGAAATCTTATCCATCAGCGAATTGGTCACCGCCGCCCTGGAATAGAGCATCGACACCTCCGGCGCATCCAGATCATCTGCCTCAGATGCATCTGCCCTCTGCAGTACATCATCTGCAAACCCCAGCTCCACCGCCTTGTGCGCATCCATCCAGGTCTCCGCATCCATCAGATGTGAGATCTTCGTCCTGCTCATGCCGGTCTTGATCTCATAGGCATTCATGATGGATTCCTTCACCTCAGCCAGCATGTTGATCGCCTTCTGCATCTTGGCCGTATCGCCAAAAGCGATAGTCGCCGGATTATGGATCATCATCATACTCACAGGACTCATCAGAACCTTCGTCCCTGCCATAGCAATCACGCTTGCCGCCGATGCCGCAATGCCATCAATCTTCACCGTGACATCGCCCTTATAATCCATCAGCATGTTGTAGATCTGAGCAGCAGCCACACAGTCGCCGCCCGGACTGTTGATCCAGACCGTGATATCTCCCTTCCCGGCATTCAGCTCATCTCTAAAAAGAGCCGGTGTGACATCATCGTCAAACCAGCTCTCTTCCGCTATCGTTCCATTCAGGAAAAGCACCCTCTCAGTTCCCTCTTCGTTTGAAGCCTGGTCTCTGATCTTTCTGCTCTTCCAGTTCCAAAACTTCTTCATAAGACGTTTATCCTCCTTCCCATCTTCGCCTTCTCAGCAGCTGCTCCGATTCACCTTCCTGTCCGGGCTCACTGCCTGCACTCTCCGTTTCATCAGCACCGCCGTCCGCCGCAAATATCCCGGCATCCTTCAGCTTCGTCATATTTCCATTGATCAGGTACAGATCGCCGCCTTCCTCCGCCGGTATCCTGTCCAGATTCTCCAGTTCCCTGATATCATTTGCAGACATCCAGCCGTTCTGTCTGGCTGTCGCATAACCGTTCATCCTGCTCTGGTAGTCACCACGCAGAAGCCCGTCCACATTGAACTTGAAGAAAAACTTCCTTTTTTCCTCCTTGGTCAGCAAGGCTCTCACCATTGCCTGCTCCCACCGGCTCACCCAGGGATCCAGCGTATACTTCACAAATTCCAGCGACTGCTGCTCAATGTTATTGAAGCTGGACTTCTCCAAATCCCCGATCATATGAGGCGGCACACGGAAAATCCTCGCAATCTCATCAATCTGGAATTTCCTTGTCTCCAGGAACTGAGCCTGCTCCGGACTGATGCTGATAGGCGTGTACTTCATCCCCTCTTCCAAAACAGCGATCTTGTTTGCATTGCCGGAACCTCCAAATGTCGCCTGCCAGCTCTCACGAACCCTGGAAGGATCCTTGATCGTACCCGGATGTTCCAGCACCCCAGATGGAGCCGCGCCGTTTGCAAAGAACTTACTTCCGTATTCCTCTGTAGCAATCGCAAGCCCTATTGCATTCTTCGCCATCGCAATCGGTGAATATCCAACCAAACCGTCAAAGCCTAACCCTGGAATGTGCAACACATCATGAGGCTGAAGCCTTACGGTTCTTCCAACTCTGTCCGTGCCCTTCCTTCCGTCAACATCGTCCGCATCATAAACGGTGTATTCGTAATAGAGCCTTCCGGGATCATCTCGGTCCACCTTCATCCGATCCGGCATCAG of Roseburia hominis contains these proteins:
- a CDS encoding head-tail connector protein yields the protein MIVTVEEMKNYLRVDFEDDDSLIENLITAAKKQCMDILRTDDESDLTAAQNGKIAVMFTVAYLYEHREEADHHAMDLTLRALLFGSRKEGF
- a CDS encoding phage major capsid protein produces the protein MTINEMIQKRAKVWETAKNFVDTHENENGILSAEDNATYSRMEQEIEDLTAAIDREQRAEAREAELSRAVNQPLTGRPVQKVEEKTGRASNAYREDFGAHLRGRRLVHNVLSEGVQADGGYLVPEEFERQIVTGLDEANVVRSLAKVITTSAERKIPVAAAHSAAQWTAENAAYTESNPTFDQKTIDAFKLTDLVKVSIELLQDSAFDLESYIAGEFARAFGIAEEQAFCVGTGTNQPAGIFTANGGTVGVTAAAAAAITADELISLVYALKSPYRRNARFLMNDATISAIRKLKDNNGAYLWQPSLQAGQPDRLLGYELHTSPYVPTMAAGALTVAFGDFKNYWIADRAGRTVQRLNELYSTNGQVGFVATERVDGKVILPEGIQLLKMKSGS
- a CDS encoding head maturation protease, ClpP-related, with amino-acid sequence MKKFWNWKSRKIRDQASNEEGTERVLFLNGTIAEESWFDDDVTPALFRDELNAGKGDITVWINSPGGDCVAAAQIYNMLMDYKGDVTVKIDGIAASAASVIAMAGTKVLMSPVSMMMIHNPATIAFGDTAKMQKAINMLAEVKESIMNAYEIKTGMSRTKISHLMDAETWMDAHKAVELGFADDVLQRADASEADDLDAPEVSMLYSRAAVTNSLMDKISAKCRIKAPSGGGLEDGCTGAAEVTENNSGDGRSADEIRERLNFIKKFI
- a CDS encoding phage portal protein: MGILSGLFRSRDKPTDRTAGSSYSFFLGASSSGKYVTERSAMQMTAVYCCVRILSEAVASLPLQFYRYTDDGGKEKAVEHPLYFLLHDEPNPEMTSFIFRETLMTHLLLWGNAYSQIIRNGKGEVVALYPLMPDRMKVDRDDPGRLYYEYTVYDADDVDGRKGTDRVGRTVRLQPHDVLHIPGLGFDGLVGYSPIAMAKNAIGLAIATEEYGSKFFANGAAPSGVLEHPGTIKDPSRVRESWQATFGGSGNANKIAVLEEGMKYTPISISPEQAQFLETRKFQIDEIARIFRVPPHMIGDLEKSSFNNIEQQSLEFVKYTLDPWVSRWEQAMVRALLTKEEKRKFFFKFNVDGLLRGDYQSRMNGYATARQNGWMSANDIRELENLDRIPAEEGGDLYLINGNMTKLKDAGIFAADGGADETESAGSEPGQEGESEQLLRRRRWEGG